The genomic region AGTGAGATGGGGATTGTATTGATCCATATCATGATACAGAACAATTCAAGGAAGGAAAGCTTCTGAAAGAGCGAGTGTCTCTGGAGCTTTGTTCACATATTTGGGCTTCGGGTCAACGTTGCTAACGTGCAGTTAATGAGAATCCcaggggaaaaaataataataaatgttttcatttttaggCCTTCCTTATTTGACCGATCACGATGGCAACGAACGTGGTTATCAACAACCAACCTCGTCAGTCTCCGACTGTGATCTCTGTCCAGTCTAATCAGTGGAGCACTGGAATCTGTGACTGCTTCGATGATTTGGAAATCTGTATGtctttttatatgtgtttgatgtttgatgcatgtgttttcacatgtatTAGCATGAATAGGTTGAAAACACAGCCTGTACCTACACATACTGATAAATTGATATTTGAGCCTGGACCAAGTCTTAGACCAGTGTCTAGGTGGACTGTGTAAAAGTGCAAgatttcaaatttaaacatgaaGAATTTTgttatgtacatgtacaatcACTATTTGCTAGTAAAATCCTCGTCTTTGTGGCCAGTATTAGgttacacacgcacacacacacacacacacacacacacacacacacaccgaaaaTTGGATTTGGTCGAGACTGAAGACTTTATAgaggagtctgaggactgtgacAAATCCGAGACTTAACAAGAGACTGCAGAGTACTCCCACTACACACCCACTCTGTGAACTTCTAATTTGACTTTAGAAAAACTGTGCACAGccaaagtgaaatattcaatattcatgGGGAGTAAACAGCTAACAAAATCCAAAGACAATCAGTACCTCTTTCTTTGGGTAATAATCTTTAGAAGCATCTTTTCCTATTTCTGAGCATTTTGACCACACCTCACATTGAGGTATtgtaaaccccccccccccccccaaaaaaaaaaaaataaaaaaaaaaataaaaataaaaaataaaaaataaaataaaaataaataatcattttttgCCTCTGCGGATAAGGTCTGTTATCATCGTGGAATTGTCTCACCCTTGTTCCAGGTTGCTTTGCCAGCTGGTGCTTACCTTGCTTTGCCTGCAAAACCGCCTCTGACTTTGGAGAGTGTTTCTGTCTCCCCCTGCTGGACATGGTGTTTTTGGCTTTTCAGATGTTGCTCTGCCCAACATGCATTCCACCTGTGTCCATGTCCATGAGAGTTGCAGTGCGTCACCACTACAAAATCCAGGTGAGaagaaaacaccaacaaaaaacaagaacttCATTGAGTGTGTCTCACTTTTCATGGCTGTAATTTTCATGCTTTGTGTCTCTGATCAGGGAGACATGTGTGGTGACTGTGTTTACACCACTTTCTGTAACATTTGCTCCTGGTGCCAGATGGCCAGAGAGAtcaagagacacaaacagtccATGACTTTTATCACTACCCAGGCTGTGTACACGGGTGACCAACAATTTCTGGTGACTCAACCTGGAGTCGTGGCCTCTCAGCCAGTGATGGCAACTGCTCCTCAGGCGATCTTGACCTCCAtgtaaactctctctctctgtctctccctctctctctcatccatctGATTACTATTTATATATGCTACATATTATGCAATTTAAAGTATCACACCTGTCCTGACCAGCCTGGAGTTGTCATGGGGATAGATAGAGCTGTATATGACCAACATGATTGTATTTAACTGTGATATTTTGACTCCTTGTTGAAAGGGTGTGTGGGAAGCTTCAGAAATGGCTCCGGTATCCTGATCTGAGGAAGGACTATTTTTAGttcttctttaaaatgtgtaatattcCTGAAACAGTCTTTATAAATACAGGCCTcgcttttttgttttggtcaacTTTCTTATATACCAAAAATTCCAGATATTTCTTACATTGGTCAGCGGTCCTCTGATGGGTCCTCTGTGAATGCAAAGTAGAAACTAAATTATGTTTTCTTCTCCTGTATCTCCTCTACCAGCAGGAGACTTTTGCAGTTTAGCATTTCACCAAATGTCACATTATTCCTCCTTATACATATAGTTGGTGATAACTTAATAATTAGATCTGTTATGTGGTCCAAGATTTCATGATTTCacatataaaactaaatttaaaaagttaacaTATAATAACACACATCATACTGTGTAGTCATCCATATGAGTTTTAGAAACCTAGCTAACCTATTTCAACTGTGTCTGTACTCCGTCAGTGCTTATTTGCATAAAGTTGTTGAATAAAATCTAAGAAAATTCTGCATTTGTTTGGTTCTGGTGAGGCTGTCTGAAAGCTGTGATGGTCTAGGTAAAACTATAAGAGGTGTCGGTGTTGTCATACTGAAGAATAAGGAGCTGAGTTCTGAATCCTCACCTGCACAGTAGCACCCTGACAGACCTGGCTCCAGATCTATTTAAACTAGATCTATACAGACACCTACCTACTTGTAGAGTACCTCTaatcttctttcttccttttctatttttctactCATAAGGGATATAGTTGGTTCAATCCTGAACAAAATGAGGTTGCATCTAAATAGCAAATGCAATCCTGTTTTAGTGTGTAACACAGTGAACTGGATGGAACATGGTGTGGTGAGGCTGGATATGGTCCCTGTGTTGTGGACGACCTCCTGTGTGGTGCCGGTTCCTAAGACAACGCACGTTAGGGAGCCATACCACTACAGGCCTTTCTGGTTGCTGGGGTGGGGGAAGGCAACACCTGCAGGTCCAAAGTGAACACTTCTGTCTttgaaaacagaagaggaaacaaaacatgacactgGCTGATTTGGTTATAAGTTaagttttgtagttttctttggCAAGCAAACTAATTTTAGCAAATAAGCTCAGCAACCTACACAAACAGCTATATTCAATCAAGTTAGGCTGCTAGAATAGACAATGTCTGGAGATGTGCATATGGCAAAGGTTTATCTAAGACACAGTGAATTCAAGCTCCCCCTGTAATTTGCAGGATGGCAATCAGAAGTCCAGtgtctgcaatgtcacaactgccaccaaagagagaaaagttatTACCATCCCTCGcttgaaaaaaaatgaaatgaatcaaagtCTTTTTGTCTCTATCAATGTGTCTCACCATTTAGCAATTTTAAAGATCTGTACTTCTCATGGTACAATATTAATTGCTTGGAAATGTTATGCATTTTGTTAATAttaacaagcaaaaacaaaaaccacttaCCTATTAATCTAAAGGATGAAGATGGGTGAAAATTAAAATTGGATTGTTGACTCAAGCATGTGGGCTCACTACAGTTGCTTATGTTCCCAAGATGCATtgcaaaaaatattgtaaagtactgttttctctccttAAAGTATTAATAGTGTTATAAGGCATTTCACCAAAAAGAATAGcaacaatgtactgtatttgaggattacagaaatatactgttaacgtttttaagtaaattaacAGCAAAGTCTAAGACTGTAGAGCACAGGGCCACTCGATTCAGCTGAGTTGTGTCCCGGTTGTCTGCCTCTGTGAAATATGACCGGGAAGCTGCATAAAGATCACTACATGAGGGTCATAAAAGCACTGTAGTGACAGTGAAGAGTACTGCTTCACTAATAAAGATTCCCCACCTGTCACTTCCTAGATATTTGCTTACCACTGGGATAATTCATTGCACAGGACTACAGTTACTGACTACCTTTACTGTGTGTGGGAGATACATGCAATTGTTATTACACATTTAcaactttttaatatttatttcccttctgtttaaatgtcttttatctgttcacattcaaatatttagttttttaaacaatgtatGTGAGTTTTCTAGAGTGGTGCAAAAAACTCTTGTACAGTCTTTGTGAAGGTGAAACCAGTGAATCTCTGAGCGCTCTATCCTATATGCAAACCAAACATGCAAATCAACCAAATTCAAAACATGCTTTGATGCTTTAAATACCAACTTTCACTCTGTGTGATCAAACCACGGCGTCCACACAGAGGCTCCAACATCAGGTGAGTCCTCATTGAaattaaactattaattaaGAATTTCAAAGCTAACACTGGGCTtgaactgattttattttaatggcatATATGCAACAGCTACACACAGTTTTGTGTGATATTCCTGTAAAATCGAATTTAATCCACTGTGAGCAGCTGTCACCAGCTCAAAGTATATGCCAGGTACATGAGTGGATGGTGTGAACAGTGAGATGGGGATTGTGTTGAGCCATATCATGATACAGAACAATTCAAGGAAGGAAAGCTTCTGAAAGAGCGAGTGTCTCTGGAGCTCTGTTCACATATTTGGGCTTCGGGTCAACGTTGCTAACGTGCAGTTAATGTAGAGAGAATCccaggggaaaaaaataataataaatgttttcatttttaggCCTTCCTTATTTGACCGATCACGATGGCAACGAACGTGGTTATCAACAACCAGCCACGTCAGTCTCCGACTGTGATCTCTGTCCAGTCTAATCAGTGGAGCACTGGCATCTGTGACTGCTTCGATGATTTGGAAATCTGTATGtctttttatatgtgtttgatgtttgatgcatgtgttttcacatgtatttttatgaataaGTTGAAAACACAGCCTGTACCTACACATACTGATAAATTGATATTCGAGCCTGGACCAAATCTTAGAACAGTGTCTAGGTGGACTGTGTAAAAGAGCAAgatttcaaatttaaacatgaaGAATTTTGttgtgtacatgtacaataTTTGCTAGTAAAATCCTCGTCTTTGTGGCCAGTATTAGgttacacacgcacacacacacacaccgaaaaTTGGATTTGGTCGAGACTGAAGACTTTATAgaggagtctgaggactgtgacAAATCCGAGACTTAACAAGAGACTGCAGAGTACTCCCACTACACACCCACTCTGTGAACTTCTAATTTGACTTTAGAAAAACTGTGCACAGccaaagtgaaatattcaatattcatgGGGAGTAAACAGCTAACAAAATCCAAAGACAATCAGCACCTCTTTCTTTGGGTAATAATCTTTAGAAGCATCTTTTCCTATTTCTGAGCATTTTGACCACACCTCACATTGAGGTATtgtaaaccccccccccccccccccaaataaaataaaataaaataaaataaaaataataaataattttttgcCTCTGCGGATAAGGTCTGTTATCATCGTGGAATTGTCTCACCCTTGTTCCAGGTTGCTTTGCCAGCTGGTGCTTACCTTGCTTTGCCTGCAAAACCGCCTCTGACTTTGGAGAGTGTTTCTGTCTCCCCCTGCTGGACATGGTGTTTTTGGCTTTTCAGATGTTGCTCTGCCCAACATGCATTCCACCTGTGTCCATGTCCATGAGAGTTGCAGTGCGTCACCACTACAAAATCCAGGTGAGaagaaaacaccaacaaaaaacaagaacttCATTGAGTGTGTCTCACTTTTCATGGCTGTAATTTGCATGCTCTGTGTCTCTGATCAGGGAGACATGTGTGGTGACTGTGTTTACACCACTTTCTGTAACATTTGCTCCTGGTGCCAGATGGCCAGAGAGAtcaagagacacaaacagtccATGACTTTTATCACTACCCAGCCTGTGTACACGGGTGACCAACAATTTCTGGTGACTCAACCTGGAGTCGTGGCCTCTCAGCCAGTGATGGCAACTGCTCCTCAGGCAATCTTGACCTCCAtgtaaactctctctctctgtctctccctctctctcatccatctGATTACTATTTATATATGCTACATATTATGCAATTTAAAGTATCACACCTGTCCTGACCAGCCTGGAGTTGTTGAGAAAGGACTATTTTTAGttcttctttaaaatgtgtaatattcCTGAAACAGTCTTTATAAATACAGGCCTcgcttttttgttttggtcaacTTTCTTATATACCAAAAATTCCAGAGATTTCTTACATTGGTCAGGGGTCCTCTGATGGGTCCTCTGTGAATGCAAAGTAGAAACTAAATTAAGCAATTGTCTTGTGATACAATTGGAAGGACTATGTAATGTGTCATTGGTCCTAATGAACAATGTGTTGACAGAAGCAtcaatgttttataatttagGTCGATAGTTGGTCTTACAAATTGAAGTTCTGCTTTATGATATGTTGTTcatgttaattatgttttgcTGCTAAGATTTTAGGCATATTTGGTATTTCTGTGGTGTCCAAATATCCTTTTGTCCcttttcttatgttttcttCTCCTGTATCTCCTCTACCAGCAGGAGACTTTTGCAGTTTAGCATTTCACCAAATGTCACATTATTTCTCCTTATACATATAGTTGGTGATAACTTAATAATTAAATCTGTTATGTGGTCCAAGATTTCATGATTTCACATATAAAACTAAGTTTAAAAAATTTAACATATAATAACATACATCATACTGTGTAGTCATCCATATGAGTTTTAGAAACCTAGCTGTCATACTGAAGAATAAGGAGCTGAGTTCTGAATCCTCACCTGCACAGTAGCACCCTGACAGACCTGGCTCCAGATCTATTTAAACTAAATCTATACAGACACCTACCTACTTGTAGAGTACCTCtaatcttcttctttcttccttttctatttttctactCATAAGGGATGTAGTTGGTTCAATCCTGAACAAAATGAGGTTGCATCTAAAGAGCAAATGCAATCCTGTTTTAGTGTGTAACACAGTGAACTGGATGGAACATGGTGTGGTGAGGCTGGATATGGTCTTTtgttgtgtaataaaatgttgtgatctaaaGTTTCGAATGCAGCACTgagatctaacaagacgagtatagagagtagtcaattgtctgatgctaatagaaggTCATTAGTGACTTTtgccagtgctgtttctgtgctatgatgtactctaaatcctaactggaaatcttcatacaagttattgctgtgcaggtggtcacataattgcttagaaactaccttttcaagaaatTTTAGTTAGAGaccagagtaggctttttgagtaggggtttgactacagcaatctcaaaagcctgtggtacgtagtCTATTTGTAAGATTGATTAAACTGATCCAATATGAACGTGCggatcaaaggtaagacatcagtctagtcgggatggggtctacgagacatgttgatggtttagttttattaattactgaaaGTAATTCAGAgtgatctacagggaggaagcagtctacGTTCCagcgtggtcttacaaatgaatctagagctgttgtacaaaTGAGACCATCCAATCAATTTtatctctaatagttatgattttatttgtaaattaatttatgaAATCATTGCGGCAGAGATTtaagggaatactaggctcaacagagctatgactctctgtcagcctggctacagtgctaaaaagaaacctagggttgttcttatttgcctctattaatgaggagtaatatgaagttctagctttacgcagggcttttttatatattattaaactatctttccaggcaagattaatctaaattggtggaactccacctcctttccagcttacgtgatttctgctttaagctacggatttgtgaattgtaccaaggagttaacttcctctgactcactagcttctttttcagtaGAGCAACAGTATTGTTGAGTGAGGCTGCggtattatcaacaagatagtcgacTTCTGCTGTTGTAACGTTAGGaggactgccctcctctgtgttggtacacggctctgaaataaaagatggaatcaggtccttaaatttgtcaacagcattttcacataaacttCTACTGTcgtgaatcttatctgtaggtttagtaaagtctggtactgtaaattcaaatgttattaagaaatggtcagataaaagagggttttggggaaaaactattaaatgatcaactTCAACACCGTAtttcagaataagatcaagggtgtgattaaaacagtgagtggatttatttacattttgggtaaaaccaatggagtctaatagtgaattaaatgcagtgttgaggcagttatcatcaacatctacatggatattaaagttaCCCACTATAATTACTTTATTAATGAGTAAGGGACAGGGGGACAGTACACTATAACAAACAAGACTGGTTTTTAACTTTTCCAGTTcggatcagagaggctaagagtgaggttcacaaatacatttaaactatgtttaggtcttgggttattgaaataaaatgcaaGATTTAGTATCATTACGTGACctggtggtgtagtggttagcactgttgcaTCACATCAAAAAAGGGCCCGGGTTTGAATCCACTGGTCGACCCATCATCTAAAGACATGTATGTTTGGTTAATCAACAACTataaattgcccataggtgtgaatgtgagtgtaaatgtttgtatgtcTCTATACATAAACCCTGTGTTAACCCTAATGACAGCTGGGGTAGAGTACAGCACTAAAACAGTACTCTCTCtacaacaaccaaaacaacCACCTGCACACATGATTGGATCCAGTGTACAAAGAAAATCAAGAACCAAACATGTGAATAAAGAATAGCAGATGGGGGCACCCTTAATGAACCAAAGATCTCTGGGCCACTATCTAGTTTCCTTGTGTCATGGCTCCAAACCTTATTCTTTAGTTATGGGAAATATTTTTGAGATCATTCTCATAACTGCTGATTCCTACCTACATGCCCTGATGTGCATGGTACTAAAGCCTCGTACAGCTGTGAAGCAAGAGAGAAGCAAATACAATGTTATCATTTTAGTTTTGTAAACAGACGTTACATTTTAACTCGTGCACCGCTTAAGCTACACACTGCACGTCTTCTGATGACCTCTCTTTTCTGATGTAACTTCACTCTCATGGCTGTTCCCTGGATCAGGTTTCTAAACCtccagaggagaggaggggaagagtGCAGTCTGCTGATATGGCTGCTGAACTGCCGCGACCCGTGCTGTTTTTGTAATCACCAGTGCTGACTTTATTTTCCCTCCGCTGAGTGACCTTGCTGCTTCCTCCTTTCCTTGTTCCCTGCCACTCCTGTCTCCCTGAATGTGTCCCAGTTCGCATCTTTCTCCTGTTCTTTTTGAAGGCTTGGTGCCAGATGTTCAGGTTCAGCAGaaagatgaaagcagcagaataACCCTAGCCTTATACACATTTTTGCCTTATTTGACTAACGACAGCAACATGGCACATTATCGCATCATTACAGTACAGCAAATGATTAAGGATCTGCTGTAATGAAGacaagcagagacagaaatggcAAGTGCCCCCATCTCCATTCAAACTGATCATGGTCAGTGTGTGATGACTGTATGAAACAA from Anabas testudineus chromosome 18, fAnaTes1.2, whole genome shotgun sequence harbors:
- the LOC113157713 gene encoding cornifelin-like gives rise to the protein MATNVVINNQPRQSPTVISVQSNQWSTGICDCFDDLEICCFASWCLPCFACKTASDFGECFCLPLLDMVFLAFQMLLCPTCIPPVSMSMRVAVRHHYKIQGDMCGDCVYTTFCNICSWCQMAREIKRHKQSMTFITTQAVYTGDQQFLVTQPGVVASQPVMATAPQAILTSM
- the LOC113157711 gene encoding cornifelin-like encodes the protein MATNVVINNQPRQSPTVISVQSNQWSTGICDCFDDLEICCFASWCLPCFACKTASDFGECFCLPLLDMVFLAFQMLLCPTCIPPVSMSMRVAVRHHYKIQGDMCGDCVYTTFCNICSWCQMAREIKRHKQSMTFITTQPVYTGDQQFLVTQPGVVASQPVMATAPQAILTSM